The following nucleotide sequence is from Streptomyces caniferus.
ACACCGTCGAGTTCCTCGACCACCACGACGGCACCATCGAGCCCGGCGTGACGCTGCGCCGCGATCTGTCCGCGGCCATCCGGCGCCACCGCCCCGAGCTGCTGCTCACCCTCAACCACCACGACACCTGGGACGGCGGCCACTGGAACAGCCCGGACCACCGGGTCGTCGGCCGCGCCGTCCTGGACGCCGCGGGCGACGCCGACAACCGGTGGATCTTCCCCGAGCTCGCCGGCGCCAAGGGCCTGGCGCCCTGGAACGGCGTCCGCTGGGTGGCCGTGGCGGGCTCCCCGCACCCCACGCACGCCGCCGAGGTCGGCCCCGGCATCGACCGCGCGGTCGCTTCGCTGGCGGCACACGGCGCGTACATCAGGGGCCTGCGCGGCGCCGAACAGGACCCGCGCGCCTACGCCCGCGGCTTCATCGAGCAGATGCTGCGCAGCGGCGGCGAACGCTACCGCGGCCACCCGGCCACGCTCTTCCAGCTCTTCCCCCGTTAGGCGCGCCGCTTCCGCCCGCGGCGGGCACCGGGCGACCGCGCCGGTGCGGGCGTCCCCCGGCCGGACGGCCGGGCGCCGCGCGAGGCCCCTCACCCCTTCCGCGCGACGTAGTACACGTTCAGGATGTCGCCCGGCACCTCCCGGGTCACGACGTCGCCGAACCCCGCCTCCCGGAGCATCCGCAACGCGGTCTGCCGCCCCCATGCGGTGCCCAGCCCCGCGCCGCCCTCCGCGAGGGAGACGGTCATGCAGGAGAAGACGGACAGCGCGTAGAGGGTGGGCCCCAAGGGGTGGCCGATGTTCTCGGACAGCTCGCTGGAGGCCGCGATCTCGCCCATCAGGAAGACCCCGTCGTCTCGCAGCCCGTTCGCCACGGCGGCCAGTGTGCGCGCCGGACGGGCCAGGTCGTGGATCACGTCGAAGGCCGTGATCAGGTCGTAGGAGCCGGCGAGTTCGGCCGTGTCGGCCACCTCGAAGCGGGCGTTGTCCAGCCCCCACCGTGCAGCCTCCGCGCGCGCCACGGCGATGCCCGCCTCGGAGATGTCCGCCCCCACGAACCGGCTCGCGGGAAAGGCGCGCGCCAGCAGATTCACGGCACGGCCCTGCCCGGTACCGATGTCCAACGCGTCGATCCCGGACCGCAGTTGGTCCGCGAGGCCCGGCACCAGCGGCGCGATCGTGTCGATCAGCGCGGCATCATACACCCGCGCCGTCTCCTCCGCCTGCACGTCCTGGAAGTGCGGATACGAGGAGTACGGCACCCCACCGCCGGCCCGGAACGCCGTGAGGACCTCGTCCTCGACATCGCCCATCATCGCCAAGTACTGCATGAGGGCGGCCATGTTGTCCGTACCCGCGGCCCGGGACAGCGCGGCGGCGTGCTCGGGCGGCAGCCGGTAGCCGCCGTCCTCCGGCGCGTACTCGACGATGCCGCCGACGGTCATCCCGCCGAGCCACTCCCGTACGTAGCGCTCGTCCAGCCCGGCCGCCTCGGCGATCCGCGCACTGGTCGCGGGCGGCAGACCCGACATCACGTCGAACAGCCCGGCACGGTGGCCGAGACTGCACAGATGCCCCAGACAGGAGTCGTTCAGCACCTGGAGCATCCGGCCCGCGAACTCCTCCTGCCGCGCCGCGTCCAGGGTCCGCTCGGTCATCGCCGCCTCCTCCTGCCACGCGGAGTACGGTGCGACTCCCCCGGGGAACGGCGCGACGCGGGCCCACCGCGCCGCCGTCGGCCACACTGCCCCGTGAGTGAACTTTGTCGCCCTTTTACCTTCTTTCGATGCCAGGCGAAGACCCGGGAGTCTTCAGCGCTCGCTCGCGCCGCCGTCCCGGCCTTCCCTGTGGGCCGTCGGTGGCAAAGTGACCCGCGCCCGCTTGTGCCTGCCGCCGCCTTCCGCCCCCGCGCCGGACAATCGCCCCGGTCAACACGTACCGAAGCATCTCGGCGGACTGAGGAGAACGGCCCATGGACGGAGCGGGACACGGACATCCGGATCGCAGAGCGCTGCTCGCGGGCGGCCTGACGGTGGCCACCGCCGCGCTGGCGGGATGCTCGTCGACCGGCGCCGCCCCGGTCGCGGCGGCCGACGCTTCGTCGTCGCCCCGGCCGACCACGCCCGCCGCGGCCTTCGAGCGGCTGATGGACGGCAATGCGCGCTGGGTGAGCGGCGACCTCCAGCACCCCGACCGGGACCCGAACCGACGCCAGTTCGTGGCCCAGGAGCAGAAGCCCTTCGGGGCCGTCCTCGCGTGCATCGACTCCCGGGTACCGCCCGAGCTCCTCTTCGACACCGGGCTGGGCGACCTCTACGTGATGCGCACGGGCGGCGAGGCGGTCGGCCCGGTGGTCACGGGCTCCGTGGAGTACGGGCCCATGACCAGCGGAACCCCGCTCGTCGTGGTCCTCGGACACCAGCGCTGCGGCGCCGTCGAGGCGTCGTACAAGTCGCTCCGCGACGGAGAACCCCTGCCGGGCAACCTGGAGGCGATCGTCAGAGCGCTGCGGCCGGCGTACGAACAGACGGTGCGCGCCCCCGGCAAGGACCCCGTCGACACCATGGCCCGCGCCCAGGTCAAGCTGACCGCGGCCGGCCTGCGCACCAACCGGGACCTGGCCCCCCTCGTCGCCAAGGGCGGCCTCGCCGTGGTGGGCGCCTACTACTCCCTCGACAGCGGCAAGGTGGAAGTCCTCTCCGGCGCACCGTCCTGACCGAAGGGGCGGGCCCGCGCCGACGTCGATGATCTCGTGGCCCCGGCCTCCCCGAGTCGCTACGGTTGAGCCATGACCGCACTGCCCGACTGGATGCGCCCGCCACGCGCGGAAGGCTGGTTCGCGGAGGACCTGGACCGCCTCCCCGAGGCACCCCGCCACACCGAGCTCATCGACGGAGCGCTCGTCTTCATGATGTCCCCACAACGGTCGTGGCACGGCCGCCTCGTCACGACCCTCACCGTGGCTCTCATGGACCAGGCCCCCGGCGGCGTCGAGGTCGAGCGGGAGATGACCATCCGCCTCGACGCCCGCAACCGCCCGGAGCCCGACCTGCTGCTGACCACGGCCCCGTACGAGGCGGACCGCACCTGGTACGCCCCCGAGGACGTCGTGCTCGTCATCGAGGTCGTCTCGCCCGAATCCGCTCACCGTGACCGGACCGTCAAGCTGCGCAAGTACGCCGAGGCCGGAATCCCCCACTACTGGTGCATCGAGGACGAGGACTCCGTCCCCGCCGTACACGTCTACGAACTCGACGCACCGACCGGTGCCTACGCCCCGGCAGGGATCTTCCGCCACGCACTCAAGCGGTCCCGGCCTTTCGAGATCAGCCTCGATCTGGACAAGCTCGCACCGGGCCGCTCCGACTGAGGTCACGGTTCCGTCCGGGTCGGCACCACGACGGCGCGGGAAGCCGAAAGGGGCCGGACGACGCGCGTCCGGCCCCTTTGCTCTGCACGGTGGCGGCCCACGCCGCCTGCGGCGTGCGTGCGGCTACACGTTGAAGCGGAACTCCACCACATCGCCGTCCTGCATCACATAGTCCTTGCCCTCCATGCGGGCCTTGCCGGCCGAGCGGGCTTCGGCTACCGAGCCGGTTTCGACGAGGTCGGCGAAGGAGATGACCTCGGCCTTGATGAAGCCCTTCTGGAAGTCGGTGTGGATGACTCCGGCGGCCTCGGGGGCGGTGGCGCCCTTCTTGATGGTCCAGGCGCGGGTTTCCTTGGGGCCGGCCGTCAGGTAGGTCTGCAGGCCGAGGGTGTTGAAGCCGACGTGGGCGAGGGTGGCCAGGCCCGGCTCCTCCTGGCCCACGGACTGGAGGAGTTCCAGGGCCTCGTCCTCGTCCAGCTCGGCGAGGTCGGCCTCCAGCTTGGCGTTCAGGAAGATCGCCTCGGCGGGGGCGACCAGGGCGCGCTGCTCGTTCTTGAAGTCCTCGTCGGTCAGCTCGTCCTCGTCGACGTTGAAGACGTAGAGGAAGGGCTTGGTGGTGAGGAGGTGGAGGTCGTGGAGGAGCTCCTCCTTGCCCGAGCCCTGGACGATGCCCTGGGAGAAGAGGGTGTCGCCCTTCTCCAGGATCTCCTTGGCCGCCTCGACCGCCTTGACCTTCGGGGCCACGTCCTTCTTGATGCGCGACTCCTTCTGGAGACGCGGCAGCACCTTCTCGATGGTCTGGAGGTCGGCGAGGATCAGCTCGGTGTTGATCGTCTCGATGTCGTCCTTGGGCGAGACCTTGCCGTCGACGTGGACGACGTTCTCGTCCTTGAAGGCGCGGATGACCTGGCAGATCGCATCGGACTCGCGGATGTTCGCGAGGAACTTGTTGCCCAGGCCCTCGCCCTCGGAGGCGCCGCGGACGATGCCCGCGATGTCGACGAAGTCGACGGTCGCCGGGAGGACCTTCTGGGAGGAGAAGATCCCGGCCAGCTCGGCCAGACGCGGGTCGGGGACGCCGACGACGCCGACGTTCGGCTCGATGGTGGCGAACGGGTAGTTGGCCGCCAGCACGTCGTTCTTGGTCAGGGCGTTGAACATGGTCGACTTGCCGACATTCGGCAGACCGACGATTCCGATCGTGAGCGACACGTGGCGACTCGACTTCCGAACGAGAGGTGGTGGGGTGGGCACGGCCCCGGGAGGGCCGATCCACCAGTCTACGGGGCGGCCGGGCCCGCGCCGCCGCCACCGGGACCGGCCGCGCCCCGTCCGGCTCCGGGCACGGAACGAATCCGCAACGGGCTCGGCCCAAAGGGCGTGTCCCGTAACCGGTTAATCCCACTTAGCGGCCTACCGTTGCCGGGTGGAGCAACACGAAGCGCGCACCCCCCAGCACGGCCCGCCGCGGTCCGTACGACCGCCAGCGGGCCAGGACGCCCGGCTCCCGCGCCCCGCGGAGGCCGTGGCCCCCGATCCCGACGACGACTTCCTCACCGCGATGCGGGCCTCCGGGTTCGCGTCCGTGCCGGCCTCCGCACCAGCGGTCGTCCATGCGGGACGCGGTCCCGCCCAGGCCGGTACGGCGCGGGCACCCGTCCGGGCGCCGCACATCGCCCCCTCACGCGCCCCCGCCCCACCGGAGGGCAGGGAGTCCGCGACCGTGTACCGGGCGCGCCCGCAGCGCCCCCTGCCGTCCGCACCGCCCGCGCTGCGGCGCCGGATGCCGGCGGCCAGGCTCACCGGCCTCGGCTGCTGGCTGCTCGCGACACTGGCGCTGCTGGCCTTCGCCTTCCTGGACCGGCTGCTGTTCGGCGGCGCACCGACCCCGTACGGCGTCTGCTATCTGCTGGTCGGCATCGGCGCGGCGCTCTGGGTCAGGCCGTACGACCTGGTCATCGCGCCGGTCACGCTGCCGATCGCGTTCACGCTCGGTGCGCTGCCGATCCAGCGCGGCACGGGCGGGTTCGACGGGCTGCTGATGGGCCTCTTCACCGTCCTCGCGCTGAACGCGGGCTGGCTCTACGCCGGCACCCTGGTCAGCGCGCTGCTCGCGATCGTCCGCCGGGTGCTGATCATCGCCCGGCGTCGGGCCAGCCGACCGGCGAGTCGACCGCAGAGCGGACCGCGCGGTCCGCAGGACCGGCCTGCGGGGCGGCCGCGGCCGGGGAACCGTCCGCGGCAGGTGGCTCGCCAGCCCGAGCGGCGTAAGCAGCCATCGCGGCCCCCACGATCCCCGCATTGTTCTGCAGCTGAGCCGGCACGATCTCCGCGCTGACGCCCTCGATCAGCGGCAGGAACTTCTCCGCCTTGCGGCTCACCCCGCCGCCGATCACGAACAGCTCGGGCGAGAAGAGCATCTCCACATGGGCGAGGTACCGCTGGACCCGGTGCGCCCAGTGCTGCCAGCTCAGCTCCTCGTCCTCCTTGGCCTTGGTGGAGGCGCGCTTCTCGGCGTCGTGGCCGTGCAGCTCGAGGTGGCCGAGCTCGGAGTTGGGCACCAGGCGGCCGTCGGTGAAGACGGCGCTGCCGATGCCCGTGCCGAGGGTGAGCACGATGACCGTGCCGGTCCGGCCGCGGCCGGCGCCGAAGCGCAGTTCGGCCAGGCCGGCCGCGTCGGCGTCGTTGAGCACCGTGACGGGGCTGCCGCCGGCCTCGCCGCCGAGCCGTGCGGTGAGCAGGCCGGCGGCGTCGGTGCCGATCCAGCCCTTGTCGACATTGGCGGCGGTACGGGTCGTCCCGCCGGTGACCACACCGGGGAAGGTCGCACCGACCGGCCCCGACCACCCGAAGTGGTCCACGACCTCTTTGACGCCGTCCGCGACCGCATCCGGGGTGGCCGGATGCGGGGTCAGCACCTTGTAGCGCTCCTCCGCGAGGTCGCCGCGCTCCAGATCCACCGGGGCACCTTTGATGCCCGATCCGCCGATGTCCACACCGAAGACCTTCATGGGGAAAAGGCTAGGCGTCGGCGGGGCGGCTCGCCCCCGGGATGCACCGACCGGTGTCCCGGCGGACGCAGCGGGGGCGGCGGGTGTCAGCCCTCGGTGGCGGGTCCGGCCCGCGCGGGCCTCAGCTCTCGGTGGCGGCCTTGGCCTCGGCGCGCAGGTCCCGGCGCAGCTCCTTGGGCAGCGAGAAGTGGATGGACTCCTCGGCGGCGGTGATGGTCTCCACGTCCTCGTAGCCGCGCTGGGCGAGCCAGTCCAGGACGCCGTGGACGAGCACCTCGGGAACGGAGGCGCCGGAGGTGACACCGACCGTGCCGACGCCCTCCAGCCAGGCCTCGTCGATCTCCTCGGCGTAGTCGACCAGGTGGGCGTCGCGGGCGCCCGCGCCCAGCGCCACCTCGACGAGGCGCACGGAGTTCGAGGAGTTCTTGGAGCCGACGACGATGACGAGATCGGCCTCGGCACCCATCTGCTTCACCGCGATCTGGCGGTTCTGGGTGGCGTAGCAGATGTCGTCGCTGGGCGGCGAGAGCAGGTTGGGGTAGCGGCCCTTGAGGGCGTCCACCGTCTCCATGGTCTCGTCGACCGAGAGCGTGGTCTGGGAGAGCCAGACGACCTTGTCCGGGTCGCGGACGTCGACGTTGGCGACGTCCTCGGGGCCGTCGACGAGGGTGATGTGCTCGGGCGCCTCACCGCTGGTGCCGATGACCTCTTCGTGGCCTTCGTGACCGATCAGGAGGATGTCGTAGTCCTCCTTGGCGTAGCGGACGGCTTCCTTGTGGACCTTGGTGACGAGCGGGCAGGTGGCGTCGATGGAGGCGAGCTTGCCGCGCTTGGCCTCTTCGTGGACGACGGGCGCCACGCCGTGTGCGGAGAAGATGACGATGTTGCCCTCGGGTACCTCTCCGGTCTCCTCGACGAAGATCGCGCCCTTCTTCTCCAGGGTCTTGACGACGTACTTGTTGTGCACGATCTCGTGGCGTACGTAGACGGGGGCGCCGTACTGCTCCAGGGCCTTCTCCACGGCGATCACGGCGCGGTCCACGCCCGCGCAGTAGCCACGGGGGGCGGCGAGCAGGACCTTGCGCCGGCCGCTGCGGGGCGATGCGTCGTCGCCCGGGGTGGTGGCGGGCTTCGGGCTGGGCGAGGAAGTCATGCGTCCCATCGTAAAGCCGTGCCCCGCCCCGGAAGATCGCGCCGTTGTCCCAGACTGAGGGCGGCACGGAGCGAGGAGGCAGGATGCCGGGCACGAGCGGCGACGCGGGCGGACCGGGGGCGGACGGCGCGGCGGACACCGCCGCCGACGGGGACGGGGACAGCGGCGCCCCGGGTGCGCTGCGGCGGACGCTGACGTTCCGGGACCTGGTCGTCTACGGGCTGCTATTCATCGCCCCGATGGCACCGGTCGGGATCTTCGGCACCCTGCAGGCCGTCTCGCACGGCGCGGTCACCACCGTCTACCTCGTCGCGACCGTGGCGATGGCGTTCACCGCCTTCTCGTACGCCCAGATGGTGCGCGTCGCGCCGGGTGCCGGGTCGGTCTACACGTACGCCAGGGTGGGTCTGGGCGAGGGTGCCGGGTTCGTCGCCGGATGGATGGCGATGCTGGACTATCTGCTGATTCCGGCGGTGGCGTACCTGTTCTCCGGGATCGCGCTGCATGCGCTGGTGCCGTCGGTGCACCAGTGGGTGTGGACGGCGCTGGCGGTGGCGGTGACCACGCTGCTGAACCTGTGGGGTGTGCGGACGGCGGCCCGGGTGGGCTTCGCGGTGCTGGCGATGGAGATCGTGGTGCTCGCGGTGTTCGTGGTGTCGGCCGTCGTCGAGCTGGTCGTGCACGGGCCGCCGCGGGGCTGGGCCGAGCCGCTGACCGGCGAGGGCGGGTTCTCGGTGCAGGCGGTGCTGGCCGCGGTGTCGGTGGCGGTGCTTTCGTACCTGGGCTTCGACGCGATCGCGTCGTTCGCCGAGGAGGCCGGCGGCGGCCGGGGCGGCCGGGCGCGCGGCGGGCCGGACCGGATGGCGCGGGCGGTGCTCACCTGTCTGGCGGTGGCCGGTGTGCTGTTCGCGGTGCAGACGTATCTGGCGGCGCTGCTGATGCCGATGAGCGCGGCGGAGCTGGCGGCCCGGCCGGGAGAGCAGGGCGCCGCTTTCTACGCCACGGTCGACGCGTCGGTGGGCCGCTGGCTGCACGATCTGGTGGCGGTCAGCAAGGCCGTCGGCGCGGCGTTCGCGGCGCTGGCGGGGCAGGCGGCGGCCGGGCGGCTGCTGTTCGCGATGGCCCGGGACCGGCGGCTGCCGGGGGCGATGTCGAAGGTGGACACGGGCAGCGGGGTACCGCGCCGGGCGCTGCTGGGGGCGGCGCTGGTGACGCTGGTGGCGGCGGTGTGGGCGGCCCGCAGGGACGACGGGCTCGATCAGCTGTCGTCGGTCGTGAACGTGGGGGCGCTGACCGCGTTCGGGCTGCTGCACGCGTCGGTGATCGGCTGGTTCTGGATCCGCGGGACGGCCGCGGCGCGGAGCGTACCGCGGCATCTGGTGGTGCCGTTGCTGGGGCTGGCGGTGGTGGTCGCGGTGATCGCCGAGGCCTCCGCCGCCGCCCGGGCCGTGGGCGGGGCCTGGCTGGTGGTGGGGCTGGTGGTGCTGGCGGCGCAGTACCGGGGGCGGGCGCGGGCGGGCGGGGAGCGCGGCTGACGGGACGGGCGGGGCTGAAGCGACGGGCGCGGTGCGGGGCCGGCGGGGTGCAGGGCCGGCGGGGCGGGCGCGGGGCGGATATCGCGGGCCCGGTACGGAGCTGACGGGTGCGGCCCGGCCGGGCGGCCTTCGCGGACACTCCCCGGGCACGGCCCGGCCGCCCGGCCACGTACCGCGCGAGCGCCGCCACTGTCAGTGCCCGCCGCTAGTCTCGCTCGTATGGCTGTTTCTACGTCCCCGGAAACGCCGATCCCGGTCGGCGAGGTCTCCCGGCTCATCGGCGGTTGGATCGACCGGCTCGGCGCGGTGTGGGTCGAGGGGCAGATCACGCAGCTCTCGCGGCGCCCCGGCGCGGGAGTGGTCTTTCTGACGCTGCGCGACCCGTCGTACGACATCTCGGTGAGCGTGACGTGCTACCGCCAGGTCTTCGACAAGGTCGCCGACGTGGTGAGCGAGGGCGCCCGGGTGGTGGTGCACGCGAAACCGGAGTGGTACGCCCCGCGCGGCCAGCTCTCTCTGCGGGCCGCCGAGATCAAGCCGGTCGGGGTCGGTGAACTCCTCGCCCGGCTGGAGCAGTTG
It contains:
- a CDS encoding class I SAM-dependent methyltransferase, whose protein sequence is MTERTLDAARQEEFAGRMLQVLNDSCLGHLCSLGHRAGLFDVMSGLPPATSARIAEAAGLDERYVREWLGGMTVGGIVEYAPEDGGYRLPPEHAAALSRAAGTDNMAALMQYLAMMGDVEDEVLTAFRAGGGVPYSSYPHFQDVQAEETARVYDAALIDTIAPLVPGLADQLRSGIDALDIGTGQGRAVNLLARAFPASRFVGADISEAGIAVARAEAARWGLDNARFEVADTAELAGSYDLITAFDVIHDLARPARTLAAVANGLRDDGVFLMGEIAASSELSENIGHPLGPTLYALSVFSCMTVSLAEGGAGLGTAWGRQTALRMLREAGFGDVVTREVPGDILNVYYVARKG
- the ychF gene encoding redox-regulated ATPase YchF, which translates into the protein MSLTIGIVGLPNVGKSTMFNALTKNDVLAANYPFATIEPNVGVVGVPDPRLAELAGIFSSQKVLPATVDFVDIAGIVRGASEGEGLGNKFLANIRESDAICQVIRAFKDENVVHVDGKVSPKDDIETINTELILADLQTIEKVLPRLQKESRIKKDVAPKVKAVEAAKEILEKGDTLFSQGIVQGSGKEELLHDLHLLTTKPFLYVFNVDEDELTDEDFKNEQRALVAPAEAIFLNAKLEADLAELDEDEALELLQSVGQEEPGLATLAHVGFNTLGLQTYLTAGPKETRAWTIKKGATAPEAAGVIHTDFQKGFIKAEVISFADLVETGSVAEARSAGKARMEGKDYVMQDGDVVEFRFNV
- a CDS encoding APC family permease, yielding MPGTSGDAGGPGADGAADTAADGDGDSGAPGALRRTLTFRDLVVYGLLFIAPMAPVGIFGTLQAVSHGAVTTVYLVATVAMAFTAFSYAQMVRVAPGAGSVYTYARVGLGEGAGFVAGWMAMLDYLLIPAVAYLFSGIALHALVPSVHQWVWTALAVAVTTLLNLWGVRTAARVGFAVLAMEIVVLAVFVVSAVVELVVHGPPRGWAEPLTGEGGFSVQAVLAAVSVAVLSYLGFDAIASFAEEAGGGRGGRARGGPDRMARAVLTCLAVAGVLFAVQTYLAALLMPMSAAELAARPGEQGAAFYATVDASVGRWLHDLVAVSKAVGAAFAALAGQAAAGRLLFAMARDRRLPGAMSKVDTGSGVPRRALLGAALVTLVAAVWAARRDDGLDQLSSVVNVGALTAFGLLHASVIGWFWIRGTAAARSVPRHLVVPLLGLAVVVAVIAEASAAARAVGGAWLVVGLVVLAAQYRGRARAGGERG
- a CDS encoding Uma2 family endonuclease — translated: MTALPDWMRPPRAEGWFAEDLDRLPEAPRHTELIDGALVFMMSPQRSWHGRLVTTLTVALMDQAPGGVEVEREMTIRLDARNRPEPDLLLTTAPYEADRTWYAPEDVVLVIEVVSPESAHRDRTVKLRKYAEAGIPHYWCIEDEDSVPAVHVYELDAPTGAYAPAGIFRHALKRSRPFEISLDLDKLAPGRSD
- a CDS encoding carbonic anhydrase encodes the protein MDGAGHGHPDRRALLAGGLTVATAALAGCSSTGAAPVAAADASSSPRPTTPAAAFERLMDGNARWVSGDLQHPDRDPNRRQFVAQEQKPFGAVLACIDSRVPPELLFDTGLGDLYVMRTGGEAVGPVVTGSVEYGPMTSGTPLVVVLGHQRCGAVEASYKSLRDGEPLPGNLEAIVRALRPAYEQTVRAPGKDPVDTMARAQVKLTAAGLRTNRDLAPLVAKGGLAVVGAYYSLDSGKVEVLSGAPS
- a CDS encoding PIG-L deacetylase family protein, translating into MPAEPHLAPMPGNWQRALAVVAHPDDLEYGAAAAIAEWTAAGREVSYLLVTRGEAGIDGLAPARSATVREAEQRAGAALVGVHTVEFLDHHDGTIEPGVTLRRDLSAAIRRHRPELLLTLNHHDTWDGGHWNSPDHRVVGRAVLDAAGDADNRWIFPELAGAKGLAPWNGVRWVAVAGSPHPTHAAEVGPGIDRAVASLAAHGAYIRGLRGAEQDPRAYARGFIEQMLRSGGERYRGHPATLFQLFPR
- a CDS encoding 4-hydroxy-3-methylbut-2-enyl diphosphate reductase, with product MTSSPSPKPATTPGDDASPRSGRRKVLLAAPRGYCAGVDRAVIAVEKALEQYGAPVYVRHEIVHNKYVVKTLEKKGAIFVEETGEVPEGNIVIFSAHGVAPVVHEEAKRGKLASIDATCPLVTKVHKEAVRYAKEDYDILLIGHEGHEEVIGTSGEAPEHITLVDGPEDVANVDVRDPDKVVWLSQTTLSVDETMETVDALKGRYPNLLSPPSDDICYATQNRQIAVKQMGAEADLVIVVGSKNSSNSVRLVEVALGAGARDAHLVDYAEEIDEAWLEGVGTVGVTSGASVPEVLVHGVLDWLAQRGYEDVETITAAEESIHFSLPKELRRDLRAEAKAATES
- the ppgK gene encoding polyphosphate--glucose phosphotransferase, giving the protein MKVFGVDIGGSGIKGAPVDLERGDLAEERYKVLTPHPATPDAVADGVKEVVDHFGWSGPVGATFPGVVTGGTTRTAANVDKGWIGTDAAGLLTARLGGEAGGSPVTVLNDADAAGLAELRFGAGRGRTGTVIVLTLGTGIGSAVFTDGRLVPNSELGHLELHGHDAEKRASTKAKEDEELSWQHWAHRVQRYLAHVEMLFSPELFVIGGGVSRKAEKFLPLIEGVSAEIVPAQLQNNAGIVGAAMAAYAARAGEPPAADGSPAAAAPQAGPADRAVRSAVDSPVGWPDAGR